Genomic DNA from Halomonas sp. BDJS001:
CTAGCCACCGGGCGGGTGAATTGGCTAAGCGCGCAAGAGTGCGCTTTTGGTTACCGTGAAAGTATTTTTAAAGGCGAGTTGGCAGGTAGCATTGTGATTACTCAGCTAGTCTTGCGTTTGTCACGCATGCCAGCACCCCGGCTAGAGTATGGCGATCTCGCCGCACGTTTAGCAAGCCCTCCCACACCGCTGGCGGTAGCCGAAGCGGTATGTGCCATTAGGCGCGAGAAGTTGCCTGACCCCCATGAACTGGCCAATGCGGGGAGCTTCTTCAAAAACCCCTTGGTGCCTTATGCGCAGGCAGCGCAGTTGTTGCAGCAGTATCCTGCTATGCCCCATTTCCCTCAGGAGGGAGGGCAAACAAAACTGGCGGCGGGCTGGTTAATTGATCAGTGTGGTTTGAAAGGGATGCGCGATGGCGCCTTTGGCGTGCACCAGCATCAAGCGTTGGTTTTGGTGCACTTTGGTGGTGGCAACCGTCAGGGCTTAATGAAAACAGCCGACTATATCGCTGATCAGGTTGAGACCCGTTTTGGAATGCGGCTAGAGCCCGAGCCACGGCTGATTAACCCTCATTAGTTAACCTTCAGTCGACGATGACTATAACGTAAAAATCCCCGCCGGAGCGGGGATTTTTGTTACTACAACACGCGGCCGATCTATTCCGAGCGGGTGTCTTGTTGTGCCTGTTTACGCTTCTCGCGCGGATCGTTGTGAGCCCGGGAGCGACGACGACGCGGTTTAGGCGTTTCTTCGCCTGCGGCATCTTCACTTGGCGCTTCACTGGCGACCGGCGGAACGGGCTGAGCGTCTGCTTGAGTTACAGGGGCTTCAGTCGCAGGGGATTCTGCCACAGTGTGGTCAGTGTCTGCTGGCTCGTCGCTACTTTTTTCAGTGCTAGTTTCAGCGCTATCCGGTTCAACGCCGCTCTCTTCAACACTCTTTGCTTCAGCGCTCTTTGGCTCGTCACCTTTCTCTGCTGCGTCTTGTGTCGATTCGCTGCTAGAGGGCTCTTCAACCGCAGGGGCAGCAGGTTCAACAGCGCTGGGCGTTGCTGCTTCCTGGCTGGTTTCCTGAGCCTTCGCTAATGCTTCGGGCTGATGCTCGTCGCTGCTTTGCTCTGCATCCGTGCTATTGAAAGGCGCAGGGGAGGCGGCCTCTTCGATAGTTGCCGCTGGATCAACGGCGTTGGCCGCAGGCGGCTCGACGGCTTCAGGCGCTGCCTGCTCCCCCGCACTGAGCTGCTGACTATCGTCGGTTTCGTCACTTTCAACTGGCTCTGCGTTCGCCTTGGCTGTTGCTACGGACACCTCCGAGGGTGCTGATTGCTCTTCGCTGGCGGTGGCCTCCGGTTCGCTTGGCTTGGCAATGGAGTCATCCTGCTCAACGGTGCTGGCAGTTGACGTTTGCTCAGCCGGAGAAGCCGCTTTTGGCTGACGGCGCTGGTGCGTCGATTTACGCGCTTTGGCGTTCACTGCCGCAGGCTGGTCGGCGGTCGTTGCATCTTCCGCTTGCTCGGCGTTGGGCTCAGGCGCATCGGCTGCTGCCGCTTCTGTCTCAGCGGTATTCCCCGCGTCCGATCCTAATGCAATCGGTGCGTCATCTGTTGCTGCTTTACCCACCTGCTCTTCTGCCGCGGGGGCGTTGGCCGGCTCTGGCTCTGGCGTTGCAGCTGGCGCTTCATTTTCTGCCTCGGCCTGCAGCTTTAACTGCTCCGCTTCAGCCTGGGGGTTGATCGCCTTGGTGCGCGTGCGGTTACGCGGGTTGTTGCGGGTACGCTTTGGCTTGCCGTCGTCCTGCTTCGCTTCTGGGGTTTTAGCCTCTGAGCTTTTGGCCGCGTCATCGCGCTGAGTATCGCGATTTTTGTCACCACTGTTATCCCGACGTGACTCTTTCTGGGCTGCGCTTTTGCCACTGCCGCTCTCTTTAGACGAGCTGTCGGCTTTAGTCTCTTTACGCGGCGCTTTGTTAGCGGTCTCTTGACCGTTCGCATCCTCCTGCTGGGGGTGACGACGACGGTTGCGGGTGCGGCTAGGGCCGCTGCGCTTATCGCCATTATCGTCACTGGCAGGGCGCGGCGCGCTACTGCGCTGCTCGGTTTTTTGCTCAGCGCTTTGTTCTGCTTTTGGCTCAGGGCGGGCGTTGCTATCGCCGCGTGAAGGCCTCTGCCGCGACTCGTTGCTGCGCTGAGAGGGTCTACGCTCGCTCTGCTTGCGTGGCGTAGGGGTCTCAACTTTGGGCTCAGGGTTGGTCTCAGCACTGCTTTCGTCGCTACCCAGCAGTTTTGCGAAACCACGGATAAAGCGACCGATAACGCTAGGCTGCTCGCTAGCTACCGGTGCTGCCTTGGCCACCGGGGCAGCAACAGGCGCCTTCTCTTCCGTTTGCAGTGATGCAGGTGCAGGGGCGTTATGGGTGACGCTCTTGACGGCAGCTTCGGCCCGTTGAGCGGGTGGCATGAAGCTGGGTGCCGGCTCTTTGCCTACTTCGGTATCGGTGGAGAGCTCAAAGCTCGATAGGCTCTGAGTGTCGTCCTCGTCCAGGTGATCATCACGCAGGCGTTGTACGTCGTAGTGAGGCGTATCCATATCCGGGTTGGGCAGCAGGACGACACGCACATTCTGGCGAGACTCAAGATCAGCCAGCACGCTGCGTTTTTCATTGAGCAGGTAAGTCGCCACGGGTACCGGCAGGATGGCGCGAATTTGCGCGCTATTCTCTTTCATGGCCTCTTCTTCAATCAGGCGCATGATAGACAGGGAGAGCGAACGCACATCGCGAATGGTGCCCTGGCCATTACAGCGCGGGCAGACCACGCCGCTGGTTTCACCCAGTGAAGGGCGCAGGCGCTGGCGGGACATTTCCATCAGACCAAAGCGCGAAATACGGCCGATCTGAACCCGGGCGCGATCCAGCTTGAGGGCATCACGCATGCGGTTTTCAACTTCCCGCTGGTTGCGCGCAGGGCCCATATCGATAAAGTCGATAACAACTAAGCCGCCGATATCCCGCAGGCGTAGCTGGCGGGCGATCTCATCGGCGGCTTCAGAGTTAGTCTGTAGTGCTGTCTCTTCAATATCGCTGCCGCGGGTGGCACGGGCGGAGTTGATATCGATGGAGACCAGTGCTTCGGTGTGATCGATCACGATCGAGCCACCGGAGGGAAGCTTCACTTCACGCTGGTAGGCGGTTTCGATTTGCGATTCGATCTGGAAGCGTGAAAATAGCGGTACTTCATCCGCGTAGAGCTTGATCTTCTGCTGATACGACGGCATCACCTGGCGAATAAAGCCCAGTGCCTCGGCGTGAATCTCGGGGCTGTCGATCAAGACTTCGCCGATGTCCTGGCGCAGGTAGTCGCGCATGGCGCGAATGATGACGTTGGATTCCCGGTAGATCAAAAACGGGGCAGGGCGCTTGGCGGCTTCGGTGGTGATCGATTCCCACACCTGAACCAGGTAATCCAAGTCCCACTGGAGCTCTTCCGGGTTGCGGCCGATGCCCGCAGTGCGCACGATCAGGCCCATTTTATCCGGTACGGTCAGCTGACCCATGGCATCTTTGAGCTGGCTGCGCTCGTCGCCTTCGATACGGCGAGAAATACCGCCAGCCCGAGGATTGTTGGGCATTAGCACCAAAAAGCGACCCGCCAGACTAACAAAGGTTGTCAACGCGGCGCCTTTATTGCCACGCTCTTCCTTATCGACCTGAACGATGACCTCTTGGCCCTCTTTGAGCACTTCTTTAATGCTTGGACGTCCAGAGACATCTTTCACAAAGTACTCTTTAGAGATCTCTTTGAGCGGCAAAAAACCGTGGCGGTCAGCGCCGTAATCGACGAAGGCAGCTTCAAGCGAGGGCTCTACGCGGGTGATTTTACCGCGATAGATGTTGGCTTTTTTCTGTTCTCGCGCGCCGGATTCGATATCCAGATCGTAGAGGCGTTGTCCATCAACTAAAGCGACGCGCAGCTCTTCGGGCTGGGTCGCATTAATAAGCATCCGTTTCATAGTGTCTCGCATAGCGTTGCGTACCGGCGAACTGCCTATTGGGTGACGTAGGCGAATCGCTGGGTGCTGCGTGCTTGTGCTCGGCGCATTGCAATGCTGACGCGTCAAGCCGGGAAGGCGTCATCGCCAACCCGGCCTATAGGGCGTTGAGTACGTGGCGGAGGCAGGACGTGTTCCGGTGGCTGTCACGTCCATCCGGCCCTGCTGACACCGCCAACACCTGGCATTCATCGATTCACCAACGCCGGCCACCGGCACAGCGTTGAACTTTTCGCCCGGAGTCAGTCAGCGCTTTGTGACGAATAAAGCGAGGCTGCTCAGGACGTGGCGTTGTTTCGTTACTGCCTGCCGTTGAGGGCTAGGCTTATTTTCATCTGCCGGCATAAAAAACGGGCGGCAGCGTTACTGCATTTTTAAGATCAGTTTTAATACTGGAAAAACGGGCAATGCGTACACTGGTGCCGTTTTTGCGTTCAGGCCTGCGTGTTAGTCGGGCAGGCGCTTAACCAAGCTCAGCGGTGATGCTCTCTGCTAACAAAATTATTCAATTAGCTATCGAACAGCTAGTCACTAGCGCTAGACAAGACAGCTTTCTGCGCTTAGCTGGTGAACGATTTCGAATATAACAGTAAAGGCTACGACCAGCAATTGACGCAATGCCCTTGGGTCTACGTTAGAATGCCGTTTTTAAGCCGATGTCACAGGATCACAAGGAGTAAGCGGTAATGTCCGAAGGGCGTGAAGTGCAGTGGGTGGATATCGCCCCGGAGCAAGCAGGGCAGCGAATTGATAATTTTCTTATGACGCGGCTTAAAGGAGCTCCACGCGCACTTATCTACCGCATCGTGCGTAAGGGCGAAGTGCGTGTTAACAAAAAACGTGTGAAGGTCGATTACCGTTTGCAGGCGGGGGACTTGGTACGCGTTCCGCCGCTGCGGTTGGCACCACAGGAAGCGGTGAAAGAAGTCAGTGATAATTTGCGCGACCTGCTGGTGGGCAGCGTTATTATGGAAGGCCCCGATTGGATGGTGCTTAACAAACCCTCTGGTTTGGCGGTGCATGGCGGTAGCGGGGTTAAAATTGGTTTAATAGAAGCGCTGCGCCAGGTACGCGATGATTTAAGCTTTCTGGAGCTGGTTCACCGCTTGGATCGCGATACGTCCGGTTGTTTGCTGCTGGCCAAGTCCCGCGATGCGCTGGTGACGCTTAACGAGTCGCTTAAAAAGCACGGTATGGATAAGCGCTACTTGGCCTTGGTGAGCGGACGTTGGCCTGCGCGGAAAACCTATGAGAGTGCTCGGCTAGACCGCTTTGATGCGGGCAATGGTGAGCGGCGGGTAAGGGTGGATCCCAACGGTAAGGTGTCGCGCACCCATTTTTCGGTGGTCGAAACCTTCGAAAAAGTAACCCTGATAGAGGCTGAGCCGGTGACCGGGCGTACCCACCAGATACGCGTACACGCCGCCCATGCGGGCCACGCGCTGCTAGGCGACGACAAGTATGCTACCCGGGAGAGCGGCCTGCTCACCAAGCAGTTGGGGTTGGGGCGCCTGTTTCTGCACGCGCGGGCATTGACCTTTCCTGAGCCCACTAATGGTCGCCCGGTAACCGTTAAAGCACCGTTGCCAGAAGCCCTGGAAGAAGCGCTTAAACGCGCCCGCCAATAATCCGCCTTGCGCTAATTTGCTTTTCACTAACGTGCCTTTCACCAAGGAGCTGTCATGCAGTATGAGTTAATTATATTTGATTGGGATGGCACCTTGATGGACTCGGTGCCGCGCATTGTGTCCTGCATGCAGGCGGCTGCTCTGGAGGCCGAGTGGGGCGCACTTTCAGCGCCCGAGGTGGAGGATATTATCGGCCTGGGGCTGCCCGAGGCGATTGCACAGCTTTGCCCAGGCATTTTGCCTGCCCAGGCTGAGCGACTTCGCGAACGTTACGCGCATCACTTTGTGCAGGCAGATGCTACTCCGATGGCTTTTTTTAGCGGCGTAGAGGCGCATATCGCCCATTTGCGCGGACGTAATCAGCAGCGTTTAGCGGTGGCGACGGGTAAAAGCCGTCGCGGGCTTGACCGTGTTTTTGCAGCGACCGGCAGCGGCGCTTGGTTTCATGCCAGCCGCACGGCAGATGAGACCCGTTCCAAGCCGCACCCGCAGATGCTTTCAGAGCTGCTGACAGAGCTCTCTGTGCCGGTCGAACGGGCGGTAATGGTCGGAGATACTGAGTATGACTTGGAAATGGCTAGGGCGATGGGAATGGATCGGGTGGGTGTAAGCTACGGCGTGCATACGCCGGAGCGCCTGGCATTAAGCCGCCCCAAGTGGATCGCCCACAGCGTCGATGAGCTTTTTGATCGGTTATAAGGACATTTTATGAGTGACGACCCAACCCGCCACGATGGTCTAGGCGACGGACATGACAACCCGGCCAATGGCGATCGCCGCACCGGCTCTGTTAATAGTGGCCCGTCCAGCGAGTTTAAAGAGGATCCTTGGACTGAGGGGCCGGAGGTTCCGCCCGGTGCAGGGTCGAAGCAGGCGTCAGGCGCGCCGGGCGACGATGCTGACACTTTGCGCGAACGCCAGCGACTCGCACAGTTGGAAATGATGGATCACTGGATAGGCGGTGTCTTGGCCGAGCAGCGGCGTACCCGCCGCTGGAAGCTGTTTTTCCGCCTGATGTTTCTCGCTGTTGTGCTAGCTGGACTGTCTGCCATCCTTTATAGCCTTTACTGGGATTCGCCCAGTGTCACCGCGCCCACGCAACGCCACTTGGGCATTGTTGAGGTGAATGGGGTGATTGCGAGCGATTCGCCCGCCAATGCAGAGCGCATCATCCAGGGGTTAAATCGTGCTTGGGAGGCGGAAAGCGCGGCTGCCGTGGTGCTGCACATTAATAGCCCAGGCGGTAGCCCAGTGCAGTCTCAGCGTATCTATGCGGAAATCATGCGCCTGCGTGAGCAGGGTGACAAACCGATAATCGCGGTGATTGAGGATATAGGTGCCAGCGGCGCTTATTACATTGCCGCCGCGGCAGATGAAATTGTGGCATCACCGGTGAGTCTGGTGGGCTCTATTGGGGTGATCTATGCAGGCTTTGGCTTTGAAGAGGCGATAGCGCGTATTGGTGTTGAGCGTCGCGTGCTCACGGCAGGGGAGAACAAAGCCTTTTTAGACCCCTTCCAGCCCATGGATGATGAGGCAGAAACGTTTTGGCAGGAAGTGCTGAGCCAAACCCATCGCCAGTTCATCGATGACGTCCGCGCGGGGCGCGGTGACAGGCTCAGTGATAGCTCGGACATTTTTTCCGGTTTGATCTGGGGGGGTGAGCAGAGCATCGAGCTAGGGCTGGTCGATCAGTTGGGTAACCTCGAACAGCTGTCGCGCGAGCAGGTGGGGAACACCGATTGGGTAGACTACACCCCCAGCCTCGACCCTTTCGAGCGCTTTACGCGGCGTTTTACCCAGGTTGCTGCTGAGGTGCTAGGCATTAAAGCGCCTAACACCCCGCTGCGTTTCTAAGCGCCAATCTTAGCCGTGGAGGTGCTGATTAGCGTACCGCTGGCTAGGGCTGGCCAAGCGGATCCAGCCCCGCTTGGCGCAGCATGTCGCAGAGCGCGATCAGCGGTAGCCCAATCAGTGCATTGGGGTCGCGGCCTTCCAGTTTTTCAAACAGGGCAATGCCGAGGCCTTCCATGCGAAAACTGCCAGCGCTATCCAGTGGCTGCTCTTTGGCGACATAAGTTTCGATCTCTTGGGTGCTAAGAGTCCGAAACACGACCTCGAAAGGCTCAATATGAACCTGATGGCGCTGGTGGCGAGTATCCAGTAGCGCTAATCCGGTTAAAAAGGTGACACGCTGGCCAGAGAAGCGAGCAAGGTTAGCGCAAGCTTTCTCGGCTGTGTGGGGTTTGCCAAGAATGTCGCCTTCAAATACCGCCACCTGATCAGAACCTATAACGTAGTGGTGAGGGAAGTGGGCTGCCACAGCGTAGGCTTTGCTGAGCGCGAGGCGGTGTACCAGTGCGCGAGGTGTTTCGCCGGGATGAGGTGTTTCATCAATGTCGGGTGAGTGGCACTGGTAGGGGAGTTGCAGGCGATCCAAAAGCTCACGCCGCCAGCGTGAGCTTGAGGCTAGCACCAGCTCCGTCGTTGATGACTGGGCTGATGGCTGAGCCATTGCGCTCTGAGTGTTCGATGGTTCGGTCATGGATGATGAGGGCAAGGTTTGGCTCCTGGCTATGTGGTTGCGCTAGGGCAACATCAAAGCATTGCATTGGCAGCAGTGGACATTGAAAGCAATAACAGAGTGTAGCGAAAGCGGCTAAAGCTGCCTATGTTGGCTTTTTTTGAGATCTATGCGGGTTATTTGTTGAGGAAGCCATGAAAAATATACTGACAGCTTTGACACCGGCAGGGGGAGTGC
This window encodes:
- a CDS encoding HAD family hydrolase — its product is MQYELIIFDWDGTLMDSVPRIVSCMQAAALEAEWGALSAPEVEDIIGLGLPEAIAQLCPGILPAQAERLRERYAHHFVQADATPMAFFSGVEAHIAHLRGRNQQRLAVATGKSRRGLDRVFAATGSGAWFHASRTADETRSKPHPQMLSELLTELSVPVERAVMVGDTEYDLEMARAMGMDRVGVSYGVHTPERLALSRPKWIAHSVDELFDRL
- a CDS encoding RluA family pseudouridine synthase: MSEGREVQWVDIAPEQAGQRIDNFLMTRLKGAPRALIYRIVRKGEVRVNKKRVKVDYRLQAGDLVRVPPLRLAPQEAVKEVSDNLRDLLVGSVIMEGPDWMVLNKPSGLAVHGGSGVKIGLIEALRQVRDDLSFLELVHRLDRDTSGCLLLAKSRDALVTLNESLKKHGMDKRYLALVSGRWPARKTYESARLDRFDAGNGERRVRVDPNGKVSRTHFSVVETFEKVTLIEAEPVTGRTHQIRVHAAHAGHALLGDDKYATRESGLLTKQLGLGRLFLHARALTFPEPTNGRPVTVKAPLPEALEEALKRARQ
- a CDS encoding Maf family protein; the encoded protein is MAQPSAQSSTTELVLASSSRWRRELLDRLQLPYQCHSPDIDETPHPGETPRALVHRLALSKAYAVAAHFPHHYVIGSDQVAVFEGDILGKPHTAEKACANLARFSGQRVTFLTGLALLDTRHQRHQVHIEPFEVVFRTLSTQEIETYVAKEQPLDSAGSFRMEGLGIALFEKLEGRDPNALIGLPLIALCDMLRQAGLDPLGQP
- the sppA gene encoding signal peptide peptidase SppA, which gives rise to MSDDPTRHDGLGDGHDNPANGDRRTGSVNSGPSSEFKEDPWTEGPEVPPGAGSKQASGAPGDDADTLRERQRLAQLEMMDHWIGGVLAEQRRTRRWKLFFRLMFLAVVLAGLSAILYSLYWDSPSVTAPTQRHLGIVEVNGVIASDSPANAERIIQGLNRAWEAESAAAVVLHINSPGGSPVQSQRIYAEIMRLREQGDKPIIAVIEDIGASGAYYIAAAADEIVASPVSLVGSIGVIYAGFGFEEAIARIGVERRVLTAGENKAFLDPFQPMDDEAETFWQEVLSQTHRQFIDDVRAGRGDRLSDSSDIFSGLIWGGEQSIELGLVDQLGNLEQLSREQVGNTDWVDYTPSLDPFERFTRRFTQVAAEVLGIKAPNTPLRF
- the rne gene encoding ribonuclease E, giving the protein MKRMLINATQPEELRVALVDGQRLYDLDIESGAREQKKANIYRGKITRVEPSLEAAFVDYGADRHGFLPLKEISKEYFVKDVSGRPSIKEVLKEGQEVIVQVDKEERGNKGAALTTFVSLAGRFLVLMPNNPRAGGISRRIEGDERSQLKDAMGQLTVPDKMGLIVRTAGIGRNPEELQWDLDYLVQVWESITTEAAKRPAPFLIYRESNVIIRAMRDYLRQDIGEVLIDSPEIHAEALGFIRQVMPSYQQKIKLYADEVPLFSRFQIESQIETAYQREVKLPSGGSIVIDHTEALVSIDINSARATRGSDIEETALQTNSEAADEIARQLRLRDIGGLVVIDFIDMGPARNQREVENRMRDALKLDRARVQIGRISRFGLMEMSRQRLRPSLGETSGVVCPRCNGQGTIRDVRSLSLSIMRLIEEEAMKENSAQIRAILPVPVATYLLNEKRSVLADLESRQNVRVVLLPNPDMDTPHYDVQRLRDDHLDEDDTQSLSSFELSTDTEVGKEPAPSFMPPAQRAEAAVKSVTHNAPAPASLQTEEKAPVAAPVAKAAPVASEQPSVIGRFIRGFAKLLGSDESSAETNPEPKVETPTPRKQSERRPSQRSNESRQRPSRGDSNARPEPKAEQSAEQKTEQRSSAPRPASDDNGDKRSGPSRTRNRRRHPQQEDANGQETANKAPRKETKADSSSKESGSGKSAAQKESRRDNSGDKNRDTQRDDAAKSSEAKTPEAKQDDGKPKRTRNNPRNRTRTKAINPQAEAEQLKLQAEAENEAPAATPEPEPANAPAAEEQVGKAATDDAPIALGSDAGNTAETEAAAADAPEPNAEQAEDATTADQPAAVNAKARKSTHQRRQPKAASPAEQTSTASTVEQDDSIAKPSEPEATASEEQSAPSEVSVATAKANAEPVESDETDDSQQLSAGEQAAPEAVEPPAANAVDPAATIEEAASPAPFNSTDAEQSSDEHQPEALAKAQETSQEAATPSAVEPAAPAVEEPSSSESTQDAAEKGDEPKSAEAKSVEESGVEPDSAETSTEKSSDEPADTDHTVAESPATEAPVTQADAQPVPPVASEAPSEDAAGEETPKPRRRRSRAHNDPREKRKQAQQDTRSE
- the murB gene encoding UDP-N-acetylmuramate dehydrogenase, with product MKILSNVDLSAANTLRLPCQAERFAAPTTLTALRQTLAEARREEWPVTLLGGGSNVLLPEALPGVVVRPDLQQYWLNQRQGHVLAYVGAGVNWHTLVMETAARGLWGIENLALIPGSCGAAPVQNIGAYGVELADTLQAVQVMELATGRVNWLSAQECAFGYRESIFKGELAGSIVITQLVLRLSRMPAPRLEYGDLAARLASPPTPLAVAEAVCAIRREKLPDPHELANAGSFFKNPLVPYAQAAQLLQQYPAMPHFPQEGGQTKLAAGWLIDQCGLKGMRDGAFGVHQHQALVLVHFGGGNRQGLMKTADYIADQVETRFGMRLEPEPRLINPH